Proteins from a single region of Ensifer adhaerens:
- a CDS encoding invasion associated locus B family protein, whose amino-acid sequence MIRRFEVYMGLPLFSRLSAFAALGLAVLALPVQSLAQQPAGTPGTVKSNHGAWSIVCDQPAGASSDQCALMQNVIAEDRPEVGLSVVVLKTADRKAKILRVLAPLGVLLPNGLGLNVDGKDIGRAYFVRCFSDGCYAEVVLEDELLKTFRSGATATFIVFQSPEEGIGIPVDLKGFGEGYDALP is encoded by the coding sequence ATGATTCGACGTTTTGAGGTTTACATGGGCCTGCCCCTCTTTTCGCGACTGTCGGCCTTCGCCGCCCTCGGCCTTGCCGTTCTCGCTCTCCCTGTTCAGAGCCTGGCCCAGCAGCCCGCCGGAACACCCGGCACGGTCAAGTCCAACCACGGCGCGTGGTCGATCGTTTGCGATCAGCCGGCAGGCGCATCTTCCGACCAGTGCGCGCTGATGCAGAACGTCATTGCCGAAGACCGGCCGGAAGTCGGCCTGTCCGTGGTGGTGCTGAAGACGGCGGACCGCAAGGCGAAGATCCTGCGCGTGCTCGCCCCGCTCGGCGTTCTGCTGCCGAACGGCCTCGGCCTCAATGTCGACGGCAAGGATATCGGTCGCGCCTATTTCGTGCGCTGCTTCTCCGACGGCTGCTATGCGGAAGTCGTGCTCGAGGACGAGCTTTTGAAGACTTTCCGCTCCGGCGCGACGGCGACCTTCATCGTCTTCCAGTCGCCGGAAGAAGGCATCGGCATCCCGGTCGACCTC
- the coxB gene encoding cytochrome c oxidase subunit II, with product MKNKAYAVLAALACLLFASSAFADKPVEWQTNFQTAATGIMEEITWFEHYTLWFIIPITLFVLLLLIIVVVKFRESANPVPSKTSHNTAIEVVWTVGPVIVLLFLAIPSFQLLTAQLTPPANPDLTLKATGNQWYWSYEYEVGESPLSFDSILMKEGDRAALGKEDKKEYPRLLAVDNEVVIPVGKTVRVLVTAADVIHAFAMPAFGVKIDAVPGRLNETWFKADREGLYYGQCSELCGKDHAYMPIAIRVVSQEKYDTWLAAAATNLGDANKALMASIDAAKTVDVAANAAQ from the coding sequence GTGAAAAACAAGGCTTATGCAGTTCTGGCAGCGCTTGCCTGTCTGCTTTTTGCTTCTAGCGCCTTTGCTGACAAGCCTGTCGAATGGCAGACGAACTTTCAGACGGCCGCTACGGGCATCATGGAAGAAATCACGTGGTTTGAACATTATACCCTGTGGTTCATCATTCCGATCACTCTTTTCGTTCTCCTCCTGCTGATCATCGTCGTGGTCAAGTTCCGCGAGAGTGCCAATCCGGTTCCCTCGAAGACCAGCCACAACACCGCGATCGAAGTCGTCTGGACCGTCGGTCCTGTTATCGTACTTCTTTTCCTTGCCATTCCGTCCTTCCAGCTCCTGACTGCGCAGCTCACGCCGCCCGCCAATCCGGACCTGACGCTCAAGGCGACCGGCAACCAGTGGTACTGGTCCTATGAATATGAAGTCGGCGAAAGCCCGCTCTCCTTCGACAGCATCCTGATGAAGGAAGGCGATCGCGCTGCCCTCGGCAAGGAAGACAAGAAGGAATATCCGCGCCTGCTCGCCGTCGACAACGAAGTTGTCATTCCGGTCGGCAAGACGGTTCGTGTCCTCGTCACCGCTGCCGACGTGATCCATGCCTTCGCCATGCCCGCCTTCGGCGTGAAGATCGATGCCGTTCCCGGCCGTCTGAACGAAACCTGGTTCAAGGCTGACCGCGAAGGTCTCTACTACGGCCAGTGTTCCGAGCTCTGCGGTAAGGACCACGCTTACATGCCGATCGCCATCCGCGTGGTTTCGCAGGAAAAATACGACACCTGGCTCGCAGCCGCCGCCACCAATCTCGGCGATGCGAACAAGGCGCTCATGGCGTCCATCGACGCGGCAAAGACCGTCGACGTCGCCGCTAACGCCGCACAGTAA
- the ctaD gene encoding cytochrome c oxidase subunit I yields MAGTAVHHDQRHDHSDHGHADHAHKPLSFFQRWFLSTNHKDIGTLYLIFAIFAGIIGGTLSVFMRAELQEPGIQIFHGLAQMVYGFEGDAAIDGGKHMFNVFTTAHALIMIFFMVMPALIGGFANWMVPIMIGAPDMAFPRMNNISFWLIIPAFLLVLLSMFVEGPAGAYGAGGGWTIYPPFSTSGMPGPAMDFVILGLHIAGASSILGAINFITTILNMRAPGMTLHKMPLFAWSVLITAFLLLLSLPVLAGGITMLLTDRNFGTAFFAPEGGGDPILFQHLFWFFGHPEVYILILPGFGIVSHIVSTFSRKPIFGYLGMAYAMVAIGAVGFIVWAHHMYTVGMSLDTQRYFVFATMVIAVPTGVKIFSWIATMWGGSIRFTTPMVWAIGFIFLFTVGGVTGVQLANAGLDRSLHDTYYVVAHFHYVLSLGAVFAIFAAWYYWFPKMTGYMYSEFVGKLHFWVMFIGVNLIFFPQHFLGLAGMPRRYIDYPDAYAGWNMVSSYGSYIAAVGVLIFLFGVFEAFAKKRVAGDNPWGEGANTLEWQLSSPPPFHQWEQLPRIK; encoded by the coding sequence ATGGCTGGAACAGCCGTTCATCACGATCAACGCCATGATCACTCCGATCATGGCCACGCAGACCATGCGCATAAGCCTCTGAGCTTCTTTCAGCGCTGGTTCCTGTCGACCAACCACAAGGACATCGGCACGCTGTACCTGATCTTCGCGATTTTCGCGGGCATCATCGGTGGCACGCTTTCGGTGTTCATGCGCGCCGAACTGCAGGAGCCGGGCATCCAGATCTTCCACGGTCTGGCGCAGATGGTCTACGGCTTCGAGGGCGATGCTGCCATCGACGGCGGCAAGCACATGTTCAACGTCTTCACGACCGCGCACGCGCTCATCATGATCTTCTTCATGGTCATGCCGGCGCTGATCGGCGGCTTCGCCAACTGGATGGTTCCGATCATGATCGGTGCGCCGGACATGGCGTTCCCGCGCATGAACAACATCTCCTTCTGGCTGATCATCCCGGCCTTCCTGCTGGTGCTCCTGTCGATGTTCGTCGAGGGACCGGCCGGTGCCTATGGTGCGGGCGGCGGGTGGACGATCTATCCGCCATTCTCGACATCGGGCATGCCCGGGCCGGCCATGGATTTCGTGATCCTCGGCCTGCACATCGCCGGTGCGTCCTCGATCCTCGGTGCGATCAACTTCATCACCACGATCCTGAACATGCGCGCTCCAGGCATGACGCTGCACAAGATGCCGCTGTTTGCCTGGTCGGTTCTGATCACCGCCTTCCTGCTTCTGCTCTCGCTGCCGGTTCTGGCAGGCGGCATCACCATGCTGCTCACCGACCGCAACTTCGGCACGGCCTTCTTCGCGCCTGAAGGCGGCGGCGACCCGATCCTGTTCCAGCACCTGTTCTGGTTCTTCGGTCACCCGGAAGTGTACATCCTGATCCTGCCGGGCTTCGGCATCGTCAGCCACATCGTCTCCACCTTCTCGCGCAAGCCGATCTTCGGCTACCTCGGCATGGCCTACGCCATGGTCGCGATCGGCGCCGTCGGCTTTATCGTGTGGGCACACCACATGTACACCGTCGGCATGTCGCTCGACACGCAGCGCTACTTCGTCTTCGCGACGATGGTCATCGCAGTTCCGACCGGCGTTAAGATCTTCTCGTGGATCGCGACGATGTGGGGTGGTTCGATCCGCTTCACGACCCCGATGGTCTGGGCGATCGGCTTCATCTTCCTGTTCACCGTCGGTGGCGTCACGGGCGTTCAGCTCGCCAATGCCGGCCTCGACCGCTCGCTGCACGACACCTACTACGTGGTTGCCCACTTCCACTACGTTCTGTCGCTCGGCGCCGTGTTCGCGATCTTCGCTGCCTGGTACTACTGGTTCCCGAAGATGACCGGCTACATGTACTCCGAGTTCGTCGGCAAGCTGCACTTCTGGGTCATGTTCATCGGCGTGAACCTGATCTTCTTCCCGCAGCACTTCCTCGGCCTCGCCGGCATGCCGCGCCGCTACATCGACTATCCGGATGCCTATGCCGGCTGGAACATGGTTTCGTCCTACGGCTCCTACATCGCAGCCGTCGGCGTCCTTATCTTCCTCTTCGGCGTCTTCGAAGCCTTCGCCAAGAAGCGCGTCGCTGGTGACAATCCGTGGGGCGAGGGTGCGAACACTCTGGAATGGCAGCTGTCTTCGCCGCCGCCGTTCCACCAGTGGGAACAGCTCCCGCGCATCAAGTGA
- a CDS encoding heme o synthase, which produces MTVIDNHEAVGMEGVPRLSEASARDYFELLKPRVMSLVVFTALAGLVLAPGHINPFIGFIAILCIAVGAGASGALNMWYDADIDAVMSRTAKRPIPAGKILPQEALAFGLTLSAFSVIILGLAVNWLAAGLLAFTIFFYVVIYTMWLKRSTPQNIVIGGAAGAFPPMIGWACVTGAVSIESIVLFLITFLWTPAHFWALALFKMGDYGAVGVPMMPNVCGQATTKKQIVIYAVLTALIGICPTLLGFASIGYGLVAAALGLGFIWYSIGVLRMPEADERMLPAKKLFAFSIMYLFVIFSALMADHLIVNIWLNAGSIA; this is translated from the coding sequence ATGACGGTCATCGACAATCACGAAGCAGTCGGCATGGAAGGCGTACCGCGCCTGTCCGAAGCCTCTGCGCGCGATTACTTCGAGCTCCTGAAGCCGCGTGTCATGTCCCTCGTCGTCTTCACGGCGCTCGCCGGGCTTGTGCTCGCGCCAGGACACATCAATCCCTTCATCGGTTTCATCGCCATTCTCTGCATCGCCGTTGGCGCAGGCGCTTCGGGCGCGCTGAACATGTGGTATGACGCCGACATCGACGCGGTCATGAGCCGCACCGCCAAGCGCCCGATCCCTGCCGGCAAGATCCTGCCGCAGGAAGCGCTGGCTTTCGGCCTGACGCTGTCGGCCTTTTCCGTGATTATCCTCGGGCTCGCCGTCAATTGGCTCGCAGCCGGGTTACTCGCCTTCACCATCTTCTTCTACGTGGTCATCTACACGATGTGGCTGAAGCGCTCGACGCCGCAGAACATCGTCATCGGCGGTGCGGCCGGTGCTTTCCCGCCGATGATCGGCTGGGCCTGCGTCACCGGCGCCGTATCGATCGAAAGCATCGTTCTCTTCCTGATCACCTTCCTGTGGACGCCAGCGCATTTCTGGGCGCTTGCCCTCTTCAAGATGGGCGATTACGGCGCCGTCGGCGTGCCGATGATGCCGAACGTCTGCGGCCAGGCGACCACCAAGAAGCAGATCGTCATCTATGCGGTGCTGACCGCGCTCATCGGTATCTGTCCCACCTTGCTCGGTTTCGCGAGCATCGGTTACGGCCTCGTCGCAGCGGCACTCGGTCTCGGCTTCATCTGGTATTCGATCGGCGTGCTGCGCATGCCGGAAGCGGATGAGCGCATGCTGCCTGCCAAGAAGCTGTTCGCGTTCTCGATCATGTATCTGTTCGTGATCTTCTCCGCCCTGATGGCGGATCACCTGATCGTCAATATCTGGCTGAACGCCGGGAGTATTGCCTGA
- a CDS encoding cytochrome c oxidase assembly protein, whose product MNSSETTPKQRSNRVVVGTCLAFVAGMVGMAYAAVPLYDMFCRVTGYNGTTQRVEQASDVILDEKVKVTFDANTSGGLPWEFKPVQRDIDIRIGETVQVMYRAKNLSSKPTTGQATFNVTPMQAGAYFNKVQCFCFTETTLQPGEEMEMPVVFFVDPDIVKAVETKDIKTLTLSYTFYPREPSKPVAQVKTEENKL is encoded by the coding sequence ATGAATTCGTCGGAAACCACGCCCAAGCAGCGCTCGAACCGCGTCGTCGTCGGCACTTGCCTCGCCTTCGTCGCCGGCATGGTCGGCATGGCCTATGCTGCCGTGCCGCTCTACGACATGTTCTGCCGCGTCACCGGCTACAACGGCACGACGCAGCGCGTCGAGCAGGCTTCGGACGTGATCCTGGACGAGAAGGTGAAGGTCACCTTTGACGCGAACACCTCGGGCGGTCTGCCCTGGGAGTTCAAGCCTGTCCAGCGCGACATCGATATCCGCATCGGCGAAACCGTGCAGGTGATGTACCGAGCGAAGAACCTGTCGTCGAAGCCGACGACAGGTCAGGCAACCTTCAACGTCACGCCGATGCAGGCCGGTGCCTATTTCAACAAGGTACAGTGCTTCTGCTTCACCGAGACGACGTTGCAGCCGGGAGAGGAGATGGAGATGCCCGTGGTATTCTTCGTCGATCCGGACATCGTCAAGGCGGTGGAGACCAAGGACATCAAGACGTTGACGCTGTCCTACACCTTCTACCCGCGCGAACCGTCGAAACCGGTGGCGCAGGTGAAGACGGAAGAGAACAAACTTTGA
- a CDS encoding cytochrome c oxidase subunit 3 → MAGAHQKNHDYHIIDPSPWPLLASIGAFVMAFGGICYMRYLAGSSLKIFGLELANVWILLAGLIIVLYTMFGWWSDTVKEAHEGHHTRVVSLHLRYGMIMFIASEVMFFVAWFWAFFDASLFPGEAIQATRATFTGGVWPPKGIEVLDPWHLPLYNTVILLLSGTTVTWAHHALLHNDRKGLISGLTLTVVLGVLFSFVQGYEYAHAPFAFKDSIYGATFFMATGFHGFHVLVGTIFLLVCLFRALRGDFTPKQHFGFEAAAWYWHFVDVVWLFLFFSIYIWGSWGAPIAHG, encoded by the coding sequence ATGGCCGGTGCGCATCAGAAAAATCACGACTACCACATCATCGACCCGAGCCCCTGGCCGTTGCTTGCCTCGATCGGCGCCTTCGTCATGGCGTTCGGCGGCATTTGCTACATGCGCTACCTCGCGGGCAGCTCGCTGAAGATCTTCGGCCTCGAGCTTGCCAACGTCTGGATCCTGCTCGCCGGTCTCATCATCGTTCTCTACACCATGTTCGGCTGGTGGTCGGACACGGTGAAGGAAGCGCATGAGGGCCACCACACCCGCGTCGTGTCGCTGCACCTGCGCTATGGCATGATCATGTTCATCGCTTCGGAAGTGATGTTCTTCGTGGCCTGGTTCTGGGCCTTCTTCGATGCGAGCCTGTTCCCGGGCGAAGCGATCCAGGCAACCCGCGCCACCTTCACGGGCGGCGTCTGGCCGCCGAAGGGCATCGAAGTTCTCGATCCGTGGCACCTGCCGCTCTACAACACCGTCATCCTCTTGCTTTCGGGCACGACGGTCACCTGGGCACACCATGCGCTGCTGCACAACGACCGCAAGGGCCTGATCTCGGGCCTGACGCTGACCGTCGTGCTCGGCGTGCTGTTCTCGTTCGTCCAGGGTTACGAATACGCGCACGCTCCGTTCGCCTTCAAGGACTCGATCTACGGCGCAACCTTCTTCATGGCGACCGGTTTCCACGGCTTCCACGTTCTGGTCGGCACGATCTTCCTGCTCGTCTGCCTGTTCCGCGCTCTGCGTGGCGACTTCACGCCGAAGCAGCACTTCGGCTTTGAAGCGGCCGCCTGGTACTGGCACTTCGTTGACGTTGTCTGGCTGTTCCTCTTCTTCTCCATCTACATCTGGGGAAGCTGGGGCGCTCCGATCGCGCACGGCTGA
- a CDS encoding L,D-transpeptidase family protein — protein MRVALFTGVLVLLGGATAAGAEVVDKVVVHKERRILQLFLGDRMIREYSVALGGNPVGHKRQEGDEKTPEGLYRLDWRNPGSGYYKSIHVSYPAPEDTKAAVASGVDPGGLIMIHGQPNYFGWLAFLTQRFDWTNGCIAVTNAEMEEIWTMVPNNTPIEIKP, from the coding sequence ATGCGGGTTGCCTTGTTTACGGGTGTCTTGGTGCTGTTGGGTGGCGCGACCGCGGCTGGGGCCGAAGTCGTCGACAAGGTGGTCGTCCATAAGGAACGACGAATCCTGCAGCTCTTCCTGGGCGACCGGATGATACGCGAATACTCTGTCGCGCTCGGCGGCAATCCTGTCGGACATAAACGGCAGGAAGGCGACGAGAAGACGCCGGAAGGGCTCTATCGTCTCGATTGGCGCAATCCGGGAAGCGGCTACTACAAATCCATTCACGTCTCCTATCCGGCGCCGGAAGATACCAAGGCCGCCGTCGCAAGCGGGGTCGATCCGGGCGGCCTGATCATGATCCACGGCCAGCCCAATTATTTCGGTTGGCTGGCGTTTTTGACGCAGCGCTTCGATTGGACGAATGGCTGCATTGCCGTTACCAATGCCGAAATGGAAGAAATCTGGACGATGGTTCCCAACAACACGCCGATAGAGATCAAGCCGTGA
- a CDS encoding DUF983 domain-containing protein has protein sequence MSEDKAHFPPVDPVMTGIKGLCPRCGQGKLFDGFLKVKPACTSCDLDYRFADSGDGPVVFVILIVGFVVVGAALWAEINFNPPLWLHFLLWIPLAIILSLGLTRMLKGVLINLQYRNNARPGEIDRG, from the coding sequence GTGAGCGAAGACAAGGCACATTTCCCGCCGGTGGATCCGGTGATGACAGGGATCAAGGGGCTTTGCCCGCGCTGCGGCCAGGGCAAGCTGTTTGATGGATTCCTCAAGGTCAAACCGGCCTGCACAAGCTGCGACCTCGACTATCGCTTCGCCGATTCCGGCGATGGCCCGGTGGTCTTCGTCATCCTCATCGTCGGCTTTGTCGTTGTCGGCGCGGCGCTCTGGGCGGAGATCAATTTCAACCCGCCGCTGTGGCTGCATTTCCTCTTGTGGATTCCGCTCGCGATTATCCTCAGCCTTGGTTTGACGCGCATGCTCAAGGGCGTCCTGATCAATCTGCAGTACCGCAACAATGCGCGCCCGGGCGAGATCGACCGTGGCTGA
- a CDS encoding SURF1 family protein — translation MRARARSTVAEIEVKKRGILGRLGAFLLLAVAFAILISLGTWQMQRLHWKEGLLTAISERRSAPPVTLGGIEKILAEGGDIDYRTVTVPGRFDHTKERHFFATFNGRTGYYIFTPLMLDDDRFLFVNRGFVPFEQKDSSTRLAGELPASVVIKGLARPKLSEKPSSIVPDNDLAKNIFYWKDLDTMASSVGLPADKVLPFFVDADATPNPGGLPIGGVTQFDLPNNHLQYALTWYGLAAALVLVSGLYAARRGR, via the coding sequence ATGCGCGCCCGGGCGAGATCGACCGTGGCTGAGATTGAAGTCAAGAAGCGTGGCATTCTCGGGCGCCTCGGCGCCTTCCTGTTGCTCGCAGTCGCCTTCGCCATCCTTATCTCGCTCGGTACCTGGCAGATGCAGCGGTTGCACTGGAAGGAAGGTCTGCTGACGGCCATTTCGGAGCGCCGGTCGGCGCCGCCGGTGACACTCGGCGGGATAGAAAAGATCCTTGCCGAGGGTGGCGACATCGATTACCGGACCGTGACCGTCCCGGGCCGGTTCGACCACACCAAGGAACGGCACTTCTTCGCCACCTTCAACGGCCGCACCGGCTATTATATCTTCACGCCGCTGATGCTCGACGACGACCGCTTCCTGTTCGTCAATCGCGGTTTCGTGCCCTTCGAGCAGAAGGACTCATCGACGCGCTTGGCCGGCGAGCTTCCCGCCTCAGTCGTAATCAAAGGCCTTGCAAGGCCGAAGCTCAGCGAAAAGCCGTCGTCGATCGTTCCGGACAATGATCTCGCCAAGAACATCTTCTACTGGAAGGACCTCGACACGATGGCGTCCTCGGTTGGGCTTCCCGCCGACAAGGTCCTGCCGTTCTTCGTTGATGCCGATGCGACGCCCAATCCGGGCGGACTGCCGATCGGCGGTGTGACCCAGTTCGATCTTCCGAATAACCACCTGCAATATGCCCTGACCTGGTATGGCCTGGCGGCGGCTCTGGTTCTGGTCAGCGGTCTCTACGCGGCGCGCCGCGGACGATAG
- a CDS encoding DUF1304 domain-containing protein, whose translation MAIITNTLIALTGLLHVGFLVLEMFLWTGPRGRAVFRMTQEQAETTRVLAANQGLYNGFLAAGLFWSLIQSEPSFAFELKVFFLVCVIVAAIYGAWSVKPRILLIQGGPAIAALVFLLMAS comes from the coding sequence ATGGCGATCATCACGAATACTCTGATTGCCTTGACGGGCCTGCTGCATGTCGGTTTTCTCGTGCTCGAAATGTTCCTGTGGACCGGGCCTCGGGGGAGGGCAGTCTTCCGCATGACACAGGAACAGGCGGAGACGACGCGGGTCCTTGCCGCCAACCAGGGGCTTTACAACGGTTTCCTCGCGGCCGGCCTGTTCTGGTCGTTGATCCAATCGGAACCATCCTTTGCCTTCGAACTGAAGGTGTTCTTCCTTGTGTGCGTGATCGTTGCCGCTATATATGGCGCGTGGTCGGTCAAGCCGCGTATCCTCCTGATCCAGGGCGGCCCGGCGATCGCAGCGCTCGTTTTCCTTCTAATGGCATCCTGA